TATCTTTATACGTAGACGATCGACACTCCATACGGGGGCAATAGCAGAGATAGCGTGCCCCTGTGAGGCATGcttcgcacctcattagacgatgGGAGTCGCTGATGAAGGATGTGAGCACCAGTGCTGGCATTGCAGGGCTCTGCTGAcgctgcgcagcgcaattaacggTCGTcgttgccagtcgttttcCCTAATGATCGGCTGTCGCGGCGGCTGCgagtacctaacgaccgccccccGACTACTCGTCATAGTTGAAAACGATCAAAATTCGTCTTCGCTGTGTCGTTGTGACTTTAATGAATTAGGTGTTGAATTCTCTCGGACCCCTTTTTCTTGTTCCCTGGaagttcctgttttttttcctgcgatTGTACAGCAAGGATTATTTCGTATTCGTAGTCGCAGAGCAACCCTTTTTCACAACCATAGTCGTCGTCCTATCGATTACCGTCGATGTTggagaagggggggggggggggacccTCCACTTACACGTCTGATTGGTCCAACTTGGACCGAAATACGAGTTATAGTTGGAGTCTGAAACCCGGTCCGATTGCGCAAGCGGTTCCGTTCAAAATGGTACCCTCGCTCCAGTCGGAATGCGGTGTTGAGCAAGTGTCCCATTGCGTAATCGCAAGCGAAACCGCGTATAATGTATTCTTACACCTCTCAAAATTTCGCTGTATCCTCCCAAGAATTTCATTGTAAGAGTTtctggtggttttttttccgaaaccaAAAATTGGTTCGCTGACTGACCTGCACAAATGTCACATTTTCAGATTTATTGAACGAAGCAGTTAATAGTGGTGTCTCGTTTATTGTCAGGACAGATGATCACGAAATTGTGGCCGCACGGCTGAGCACATTCCGAACTCGTGAAGAAGCATTTAGAGACGCTAGGGTAAGTGATCTTACTTTTCATATTATGTAGGATTTCCTTTCGTGTACACCAGTTCAGGGatatttgtaatatttaattataacATTTTCCGAAGTCTTCAATAATGTTCATATTTTTAACGCAAgttcaatttattttctgtttctatttCTCCAGTAGTTTCAAGTCAAGTAcgttatattatttatactaaAATGTCGCGAAACTCCTGGGACGTTCATTGAAGCTGGGTCCCTTTTCAAtatgtacatttttttctgaaacccTAAGCGATCAAATCTGTGCAGAAAATACCGAGAATAATAATGCTTACTTGTAGttaacaataatttttattactatgtTAAATCATTGTGAACTACTTCGTAATACGTAGttcttgtttaaaaaatgttttttcacaTGCTGAACCCAAACATTTTTTGCGAccaaacattttttattcccAGTAAAGTTGTTTGGTCTCGGAAATACTGCAGAATTCTAAGGGAAATCCCGGAAAAGGATACACGGAGTCATATCTTCGAGAAGGTTCGGAAATCTAGAGGTGTTGTAGGCTTTTGCAGCGGGTCAAGCTTTATGACAATCCTCGAAAAAGTCGGCAGGTTTAACGCATACGGTACCGGTGCAATCAACACTGCAGAATGTTGCAGAAGTTTCCCgtctatgatttttttctttgaaatcttgccttccttttcaaaaagatggttcttgtttcttttttttcttaacttttcaattttgtatTACAGCATATTCCTTATCATAACCTCACAACGAGACTTGAGCGAGCCAAATCTGTCCTATGGCATTTAAATCAGCAGGTTGTTCAATTTTAGTTTTGCCTCAAAAAAAGCTGCATATGGCTAATACTGATGAACGTTGTTACAGTTCTGGAATGAGGCTTCTCCTGACATCAACAAAGTGTACTATCTAATGGCCGTGGTTGTAGATCCACATTATCGATACACAGATATGGTTGATAAGTTGGTACATTATAATATGGATGAGGTAGGCGTTCATAAGTTTACAGGTACCATAATAAAGTAGTAAAATAACGTATTTATCGACAAATATCGGCACTAAATATTGAAATTTCCAGCTACGAACAGTGGATGCGCATGGTCTATTGGCAAATGCGGCTATTTTTCACAATGAAATGGTAAGTTCTGAGGAGTCATGCGATCAGCTTCAGGTTTGgtctccagaaaattttccatgatCGTCTAATTGTTATTCGTTCAGCTACTTCACAGACTTGGCTACCGTGTAGTGGCTGAAACGAATAGCTCTCCAAACACTTCAGAAGGACAATTACATCGAGTAAGTTGGTTCTCTGGCAAGTTTATACGGTACATGTACAGAATTGCTGCCGAATGTATTCTGTTAACCTAACGCTTAATTGTTATGCCCCTCGGGGAGGAGGGCAGTCGTATTCCGTCTCCTTCCACGACATATCATACATCCTTATCGGTCGACATAGCAATATCTCCTTGAGggttcttttgtttgtttgtttgtttgtttgtttgtttgtttatttatttcaatatttttaatgattttcCGTGTACATAGTGGAGCATTTATGGGACTTTTCATAGTCGTAACCAAAGCAAATTCCTTCTTTGTTAATGTCTCCATTTGTGTTGCCCTAAAAGCTTTTGGCTTAGGATTTTAGAATGCAGGAGTTTTATTCCTCCGTCGTTCACCATCAGCTTAAAGAGGAACGGTTTCTTCTTTACTGTAGTCCTCATGTCAACGAATAATTGAAGTTTGTTTTCGAATTATTTTGTCCTATTTATTGATACAAGCGCCGAAAGTCACCGCATTAATTGATAATTGACCAgcttttacttcaaaaaataggCTTTACCCATTTCTTGAACTGAGCGAAATAAGATCTACGAGTTCAGTTGCCACCGTGATGGTGGATGTCACTACAATCCCACAAACAAAAATCTTAAGGGAGACGTGTTGAGAAGGAGATATGCTAAGAAACTTTacaattttactattttactttACGACTACGAAATAATCTCATAATATTAACATCAATGcacatttacaaaaaaaaaattggtcaaCAAATCTATTGAAGCACAAAAAAGCATCGTTAGCCATCGCtcgattgattttcttgaatcGTCCTATTGATCGGAGGAAGAAGGCGGGCAGGGTACTATTGCCCAATTCCGCCGATCACGTAACGAGAGAAGCCGACAGAATAGATACGGTTTCGACTACACTTTCACTGCTTCTAATTCTCCACACATTTAGCATGACGATGGCGTCAAAAAGGCACAACTTGTCTTCAAAGAGATGTGGCGAGATGAAAATTTAGAAACACATATCGTCATTTGATGATCCTCTCCAGGTTGTCATTCCTCTGTAAAGTTTTCCATGTGGAATTTGTTCGATAACAGTTGTATtatgtaaatgaataaattaattaaccGTATAGAAGTTGTATGCAAGTTCAGTGCCATATCATTGTGTTAATACTGTTGCAAATAAATGTTGCACATCTAATCTGCCTTGTTAGCTGGAAGCAAATGTATCTGCTGACGAACCCGGAGCACTAAGTACTCTTCAGCATTTTCCTTACCAAAGCCAGCTCAGGaacgaatgagaaaaaaataggatttcGAGTGTTAGACTTTGACAAACCTCAGCGTAAGATGATGAACTGATCCTTAATGAGCTGTAGACGAGGTTTTTAATTCACTTTAATGGCTGACTTTTCTGCAACTGAACCTACCTCTTTAGGACATGAAATTGTTCAATCCACaattcaaaggcagcgtatcacaattTCGAGCGCAGATGCATAAATGGTTGCggtcgaagcgacgcggtggtgatagcggttggaatcgaaatgGGACCATCGAGAACTGCAGCAACGAATAGTGGTATCGGGGGTCCTCACTTGATCCAGTCACTTACGtgactgcaccgagtttcatgttgttttcgcCTCACTGTGAGGGCGGCGAAAGGCCGCGTGGCGGCTTCATCTGCGGCGAAAGCACTTCTAATGCCTAGAACCGCCTATCGACGACGTTGCtcctttgaaaatattgaaaatactCAACCAAGAAAAATCATGGATGCATGAGGCGATTTGAGTaagtattttctttaaaaaaggcaGAGATCTGATCTTGCTCATTTGGAAACTAGGAGAAGGTGTTACGACAAGAAATTCACTCATTCTGtctaaaatgaaaacaaaccaGAAAAAGACGACATAATATTATTCATTAGGTGGACTTGAAGAAACTTTCACCCGACAAAACGCATTGTTGGGTGTATTTGGGAGAGGAAACCAAGTGCCGACCCTCATCACCAACAAAGAGAAGCTGTGAgcctacctatccgcaattcccGCCTGTCATGAAGTCCGGAttggagacttgggcagcaccgtcgACGATGATGGAGAAACTTGCCTGGATGGAGAtaaagctgtttagacgactGCTAGGGTATTTTTGGTCGATGGTGTGCAATAACAAAGAATTTTACTCTTACTTCGATATGGCGCGAATGCGTGGAACGCGACACGTGAAAaccatcaacatcttgcctgACCTTCTGAAGTAGTCGTGGAGAACCGTCATCGCACCTTTGGTCACATTATAAAGAGATCGTCTGATCTTCTTGTCCAAGTTATTAAGAATGCTCCCAGACTCAAACTGGAAAAGGTCTCCTGGTTTTAAAAGAAACTCCTGGACGGAGGTGGTAAAGAAAGACACTAGGCGTTGACAAGgagttcagtcgagacgtgAAGTTCCGCCgtttatggaatagcgacggatggatAGATTCAGTGCgagctctagctgaagatcgaacaggatgggtttggatgtattatatatttgtgGATGTCGTCCACCCCGGCGGAGATGTGGATATCCGCGTCAGATTTGCCGATCAAGTCAAATAAGTCAAGATATGATAGAGGGATTAAAATTTcgagaattaaaattaatttgttattccGAAATTCCGAAATGCGTTCTACTTCATTTCAAAACCAATTCTAACGATGTCCCAGGTCCGTGTTTTAATTGTCACAGACGTCTGGTGAGAACTTATCAACCTCGGATGGATGTAaggctcatttattttttggcaGATCCTCGATCAACCAGTCTTAGAGGAACTTCTTTCCACTGCACTACATTTGACACCGATTAGTTAAAAttgttgtattattatttatatgacGAACGTGATGAGCTCGTATTGGTGTATTTAAACATTCAAGGCATAATCCTATCACTTCGATGCTATACCAACAAGAGACGGCGGATTAACTTTCAGTGGTATATCTAAGAATTTTTAATCAAATAGCTTTAAAAGAACATAGTAATtctgaaaattacaaattcGCGTTGTGTTGGGTGATGTTCTTCAGCACTATTAAAGATGTAAACCACCTCTTACGATGTGTTGTTGAacaacttgattttttttttaattcttctgaCTGCCACTTTAATACTTGTGTTAGTATTGGTATATAATCCCAAGAAGGGCTTTTTATAGTTCCCTGCATACGCGACGCATCGCGAGAAGTCATACGCAGCACGTAACGGATCTCCAGAGGAACTACGGAGTCCTAACACGCGATATCGAACAGAAGCGGTTACACATTTGCACCATAAGTGGGGTCTTTTTGAGCTAACTGTACGCTCACTTCGAAAAATATTGAGTTTTTTACCTGGAAAACTTTGATGGTCATCCTACAATGGtacattttttcgtttcgtaCCAATTTTCTTATCATTCCAAACTACTTATCATCACACTCCCTTTTTGAAGATTATTCAGAAACCCCGAGAAATTGAACCCAAGGCGATTTGAATTGGCGAAAAACGAGGAGGAGGACACCAAAAAAGTGGCCGTAATGGCAACCTGAACAAGTTTCTCGAGGTCTGAGCCACTAAACAGGGTTAGCGGCTCAGAGTTAGTTGATTTGGTAATTACGTTAATTAGCATAAGTACTTTAGTTGACCAGTaatcttttttcgttgaaattcaTCGTACTGGGTTCCTACTGGTTATAAATTGGTTACTTaatgttttcgaaaattgCCGCGTATAGGGCCGAATCAACGGGAATCCGCCATTTATTTACGGAACGGACTGCTGCCATCTGGGTTACTCTTCGCAACCTTAGTCTAAGCACTATGTGGCCGAAGCTTGTGCCAAAGCTTGTGCCGAAGTCTCAGGAAGATTTTGGCGAGCGGCTTCCTGATCGTAGATTGCCATGGAAGGAATAAGCAACCAAGGAAATCTTCGTAAAATCACGACGTAGGCAATTACGCGCTGGAGGTTCGAGTGCTACAGACGCCAGTATAGTCAACCTGGAATTCCATCCCAGGAAGATCAGATGCCTAAAAATAATCGAGAAGGTTTTCATGACCCAACAGCCTTCATAGGGGCTACACTCACTTGACCCAACGGCTCTCCTTAGAGCCACAAACTTGCGAATACAAATCAATGTCTG
The Necator americanus strain Aroian chromosome I, whole genome shotgun sequence genome window above contains:
- a CDS encoding hypothetical protein (NECATOR_CHRI.G489.T1), translated to MRFIRLTEHDVDDVMKFILADIEAAKPLMKSLALERDDARLFFEDLLNEAVNSGVSFIVRTDDHEIVAARLSTFRTREEAFRDARHIPYHNLTTRLERAKSVLWHLNQQFWNEASPDINKVYYLMAVVVDPHYRYTDMVDKLVHYNMDELRTVDAHGLLANAAIFHNEMLLHRLGYRVVAETNSSPNTSEGQLHRHDDGVKKAQLVFKEMWRDENLETHIVI